Proteins encoded together in one Candidatus Tanganyikabacteria bacterium window:
- a CDS encoding DUF4920 domain-containing protein: MVRSLLQGAMLFALVAVAASPAGAADKGKTYGAGVKLKAATPVDKLLASPAKWVGKQVRVDGVATGVCKKAGCWIELSDAKTGKGIKFKVEDGVIVFPLTAKGHKASAEGTFEEVVLSPAEAKERASEEAGEHGAEHGDHTHHAAQPKGPTYQIRATGAVIY, translated from the coding sequence GTGGTTCGCTCGTTGTTGCAAGGCGCGATGCTCTTCGCCCTCGTCGCCGTGGCGGCGTCGCCGGCAGGCGCGGCGGACAAGGGAAAGACCTACGGGGCCGGCGTCAAGCTCAAGGCCGCCACGCCGGTGGACAAGCTTCTTGCCAGCCCGGCCAAGTGGGTCGGCAAGCAGGTCCGCGTCGACGGCGTCGCGACCGGCGTCTGCAAGAAGGCCGGCTGCTGGATCGAACTGAGCGACGCGAAGACCGGCAAGGGCATCAAGTTCAAGGTCGAAGACGGCGTCATCGTCTTCCCCCTGACGGCCAAGGGCCACAAGGCCTCCGCCGAGGGGACCTTCGAGGAGGTCGTGCTATCGCCCGCCGAGGCCAAGGAACGCGCCTCCGAGGAGGCCGGCGAGCACGGCGCCGAGCACGGCGACCACACCCACCACGCGGCCCAGCCGAAGGGTCCGACCTACCAGATCCGCGCGACCGGCGCCGTCATCTACTAG